Proteins from one Puntigrus tetrazona isolate hp1 chromosome 10, ASM1883169v1, whole genome shotgun sequence genomic window:
- the rnasekb gene encoding ribonuclease kappa-B produces the protein MPSLLFCGPKLAACGIVLSIWGVIMLSMLGIFFSAKSAVLIEDVPFTEEDIRDDKNPPGNIYGLYNQVGINCFIAAAIYVGVGAVSLCQVRLNKRQEYMVT, from the exons ATGCCGTCGCTTTTATTCTGTGGGCCTAAATTGGCCGCCTGTGGGATCGTGTTAAGCATCTGGGGTGTCATTATGCTG TCAATGTTGGGAATTTTCTTCAGTGCAAAATCTGCTGTGCTGATCGAAGATGTTCCTTTTACTGAGGAAGACATCCGTGATGA CAAGAATCCACCGGGGAACATTTACGGACTCTACAACCAGGTTGGCATCAACTGCTTCATTGCTGCCGCCATCTACGTCGGTGTTGGCGCGGTCTCTCTGTGTCAGGTTCGCCTTAACAAGCGCCAGGAGTACATGGTCACATAA
- the si:ch1073-143l10.2 gene encoding uncharacterized protein si:ch1073-143l10.2 isoform X1 translates to MEPWKSHVRAELFHRDCRQKDPFSGLFDKVSRLEEMLTFHAKPRQGTDTCRSRDNGSSGCPDEGGTLYLRVNELEFLNQQLKQKISDLTSNIYLKDAELQYCHSQVARYRTEAVVLAQGAHCLKADLQEHEYQLECQSKDLTALRLDHGSLREQLMAANLQNERLLDRWLEEKKEEAERINKYNATQERWQRLAGRLKKRHRVRARAECAADKPTDYKTQRPLS, encoded by the exons ATGGAGCCCTGGAAGAGTCACGTGCGGGCAGAGCTGTTTCACAGAGACTGCAGGCAGAAAGATCCTTTCTCTGGCCTGTTTGACAAGG TGTCCAGGCTGGAGGAGATGCTGACTTTTCACGCGAAACCCAGGCAAGGCACGGACACATGCAG ATCCAGAGATAATGGAAGCTCTGGATGCCCAGATGAAGGTGGCACCCTTTATTTGAGAGTGAACGAGCTGGAATTTCTTAATCAGCAG CTCAAGCAGAAAATCTCAGATCTGACCAGCAATATATACCTAAAGGATGCCGAGTTACAATACTGTCACTCACA AGTTGCCCGCTACAGGACCGAAGCGGTTGTATTGGCCCAGGGGGCTCACTGTCTGAAGGCGGACCTACAGGAACACGAGTATCAGCTGGAGTGTCAATCAAAAGACCTGACTGCTCTGAGACTGGATCACGGCTCGCTGAGAGAGCAGTTGATGGCCGCCAACCTCCAGAACGAGCGGCTCCTCGACCGCTGGTTagaggagaagaaagaggagGCTGAGaggattaataaatacaatgcaaCGCAAGAAAG GTGGCAACGTTTGGCAGGTCGCCTGAAGAAGCGGCATCGAGTCAGAGCTCGCGCGGAGTGCGCGGCAGACAAACCGACGGACTACAAAACCCAGCGACCTCTTTCTTAG
- the med11 gene encoding mediator of RNA polymerase II transcription subunit 11 encodes MANDRLRALEDVEKEIALVLQSAGTIVLELSKEKANASLLDRQLNQFQTSINRVENELSAQIRYLTQVATGQPHEGSTYSARKDCQMALNRAEYARVKLGELGRTCEIMLDPQT; translated from the exons ATGGCTAATGACAGACTCAGGGCGTTAGAAGATGTGGAGAAGGAGATAGCTTTAGTGCTTCAGAGCGCAg GAACGATTGTGCTGGAGCTTTCTAAAGAGAAGGCCAATGCCAGTTTATTAGACCGACAGCTGAACCAGTTTCAGACCTCCATCAACAGAGTTGAGAATGAACTAAGTGCACAGATCCGATATCtgacacag GTGGCAACAGGTCAGCCTCATGAGGGATCGACATATTCAGCCAGAAAGGACTGTCAGATGGCCCTAAACCGTGCCGAATATGCCCGGGTCAAACTGGGAGAGCTGGGACGCACCTGTGAGATAATGCTTGATCCACAGAcgtaa
- the si:ch1073-143l10.2 gene encoding autophagy-related protein 16 isoform X2: MLTFHAKPRQGTDTCRSRDNGSSGCPDEGGTLYLRVNELEFLNQQLKQKISDLTSNIYLKDAELQYCHSQVARYRTEAVVLAQGAHCLKADLQEHEYQLECQSKDLTALRLDHGSLREQLMAANLQNERLLDRWLEEKKEEAERINKYNATQERWQRLAGRLKKRHRVRARAECAADKPTDYKTQRPLS; this comes from the exons ATGCTGACTTTTCACGCGAAACCCAGGCAAGGCACGGACACATGCAG ATCCAGAGATAATGGAAGCTCTGGATGCCCAGATGAAGGTGGCACCCTTTATTTGAGAGTGAACGAGCTGGAATTTCTTAATCAGCAG CTCAAGCAGAAAATCTCAGATCTGACCAGCAATATATACCTAAAGGATGCCGAGTTACAATACTGTCACTCACA AGTTGCCCGCTACAGGACCGAAGCGGTTGTATTGGCCCAGGGGGCTCACTGTCTGAAGGCGGACCTACAGGAACACGAGTATCAGCTGGAGTGTCAATCAAAAGACCTGACTGCTCTGAGACTGGATCACGGCTCGCTGAGAGAGCAGTTGATGGCCGCCAACCTCCAGAACGAGCGGCTCCTCGACCGCTGGTTagaggagaagaaagaggagGCTGAGaggattaataaatacaatgcaaCGCAAGAAAG GTGGCAACGTTTGGCAGGTCGCCTGAAGAAGCGGCATCGAGTCAGAGCTCGCGCGGAGTGCGCGGCAGACAAACCGACGGACTACAAAACCCAGCGACCTCTTTCTTAG